The genomic window TGGGTTGCCAGATGGGTGATTATGTGCAAGCACGATTCGAGCCGCTGAGTACTTGACTGCTCCCTTAAATACCTCTCTTGGATGCGCAATGCTTTGATTGAGTGAACCTTTGAACACTGTTTCTTGACGAATTACTTCATTCTTGGTATTCAGATAGATACAAACCAAGTGTTCCTGTTGAAAATCCCTTAATTCATAAATCAAGTTCTGAGCAATTTGATAGCTTGAGGATATCTTGCCAAATTTCACTTGACTACTTTGCTGCAGTCGATAGCCAAACTCAATCGCCGCTCTCAATTCGATCGCTTTGACCTTTCCAATTCCTTTGAGGATCATTAATTCATGCAAGCTTGCATTTTTCAATTCATACAAATGCTGAAAATGATTCAAGACAGTTGACGCGAGCGCCATGACGTTTTCTTCTCTTGAGCCTGTCCGCAACAAAATGGCCAACAGCTCCTGATTGGAGAGTGCTTTTTCACCAAACATTTCAAGCCGTTCCCGCGGAAGGCAGTCTTCCGGTACTTCGTTGATAAATAATTTTCGCTTTTCCATAAAAAAACTCCTTTACGTATTCATTAGTAACATACGCAAAGGAGAGCTTGTTTTATTAGAATGTGATTGAAAAGTTTACCAGCTGCCCTATTCTGTTAGATATGCCGGGACTTCAATCAAACTGTCGAACACCTGCAAGGTTTTGCTTCGGAGCTCTTCGTCCGGCTGTAGTAAGTCAGGAACCATAATTACTGGTATTCCAGCTTTATAAGCCGCTGTAACTCCGTGCGAGGAGTCTTCTAAAACCAGTGTTTTTTGGGGTTCTGTCTTTAGAAAGCTCGCTGCTTTTCGAAAAATTTCTGGATCAGGCTTCGCACGACTAACATCTTCAGCTGATACGATCCCTTCAAAACGGTTAATAATTCCAGAGTTGGTCAACAATAGCTCAATTGCCGGACGAACATTGCTTGAGGCTACCATCTTAGGTATGCGTTGCTCTTCCAGATAATCCAGCAACTCCATCACGCCGGGCTTCATTGGTACCCTCCCAGCTTCAAAAGCTTCGAGCGTATCTGCATAAGAACGCTGAATGAACTCTTCTACCTTTTCTCTTCCGTATTCCTTGAATATTTGGTGATAGTTTTCTTGCACCTCTTCATCAGAAACACCTAAAAATTGTAGGTACAGCTCCTTAGAATAAGGGAACCCCATATTGTCTGCAATTTTCTGTGAAGATTGATAATAAATCAGCTCTGTATCAAATAAAAGCCCATCCATATCAAAAATGACACCATCAAATTTTTTCATTACTTCCTCCTATTGTTAGTAATAGCTCCCTTACTTGGGAAACAAAATATAAAGAACCAGTGACCAGGAGCATATCCTCGCTACCCATCTTTTCCAATATTTCTCCCAGCCCAAACTGCCATAAAGAGACAATCTCTGTTTTCTTATCTGCATATTTTTCAAGCGTCGATAACTCAACAGCTCGCGGATAATCAAAAGTAGTCAAATAAAGATGGACATTCGGCACCCGTTTCAACAACTGAATCATTTGGTCTACATTTTTTGTCGAAAGAGAGGAGAAAAGAATATGGATTGTACGTCCTTTGAACTCCTTCTTCAAATTATCTGCTAATC from Enterococcus sp. 9E7_DIV0242 includes these protein-coding regions:
- the radC gene encoding RadC family protein; protein product: MEKRKLFINEVPEDCLPRERLEMFGEKALSNQELLAILLRTGSREENVMALASTVLNHFQHLYELKNASLHELMILKGIGKVKAIELRAAIEFGYRLQQSSQVKFGKISSSYQIAQNLIYELRDFQQEHLVCIYLNTKNEVIRQETVFKGSLNQSIAHPREVFKGAVKYSAARIVLAHNHPSGNPTPSQSDINFTLRMQECGEMMGIEVLDHIIIGQESYVSMREENFLSGEN
- a CDS encoding HAD family hydrolase encodes the protein MKKFDGVIFDMDGLLFDTELIYYQSSQKIADNMGFPYSKELYLQFLGVSDEEVQENYHQIFKEYGREKVEEFIQRSYADTLEAFEAGRVPMKPGVMELLDYLEEQRIPKMVASSNVRPAIELLLTNSGIINRFEGIVSAEDVSRAKPDPEIFRKAASFLKTEPQKTLVLEDSSHGVTAAYKAGIPVIMVPDLLQPDEELRSKTLQVFDSLIEVPAYLTE